In Sporocytophaga myxococcoides, the genomic window TCCTTTTTGAAGGGAAAAAATTTTTAAAGGACGAAAGATTTTTGACCCTGTTAAAATGGATTTATTGTCTATTCTGGATATTTCTACTGCCGATCTGGTCATGTCCTTAATCATAGCATTTCTTGAAAAAATTGAAATTACTTAAGTAATATTACTAATAATTATGGGAAAAGTTGCCATGTATTGGATTCTTTTAATTATTTTAAATTAAATTTCTTCTTCACTTCTAAGCGTTTTTGATGGGTCTTTTTAGAAATAAACTCAATACTTTAGGGCAGGAGCAAAGGCTGTTTAAATATTCAGCAGTCATGTATGCCATTGCCCTTTCTTTAATTGCAGTCATTTCCATATTAAGTCAGGTTTTGATTCAACAATACTTAAGTAGTCAAATACATGACTCTCATATAATTAATATTGCAGCCAGGCAACGTACTTATAGTCAGACACTGAGCAAAAATGCGCTGCTTATTGAGTCTGGACGGGATATAGAAACAAATCGAAAAGCTTTTGTAAATACTCTGAGACAGTGGCAAAGATCACATGAAGCGCTACAATCAGGAAGCGATTTTTTAAATCTGCCAGCTAATGACAGAGAGGAACTTAGTCAGATGTTCAAAATCATTGAAGATCCCTATGAGGAAATTTTAGGAGCTTCCAATGAAATGATCAAAGAGCTTTATAGTACTAAACCGTTAGATTCTCTTAACTTAAAGCCTTATATAACAACTATTTTTGAAAATGAAAAAATTTATCTTTTAGGAATGGAGCTTATCGTATTTGATTATGACAGATTTTCGAGGAATGGCGTTAACAAACTGAAAGAAATTGAATACATCCTATTATTTATAGTTTTACTAAGTCTAGTTCTGGAGGCAGTATTTATCTTTTATCCCCTTGCTTTGCGCGTGCGCCAGAATATCAGAGACTTGGTTGTTTCAGAGACAAATGCGAAAAACCTGGCAAACAAACTCAAAGAGACCAATGATACGCTGGAACAATCTCATAAAGAGCTGAGAGAAGTAAATTTTGCCTTGGAAAAAGCTACTTATCTTGTAAAGACAGATCAGGATGGTCGTATCATATATGCCAATGATAAGTATTGTCACGTTACAAAATATACAATGGGGGAATTGCTAGGAAAGCCTTTATTTTATAATAATATGGGTGGGAAGGAAAGTATTATCTATGAGCACGTGAGAAATCCCTTAAGAAGGAAGGAGGTATGGCAGGGAGAAATTTTTGATCATGCTTCCGATGGCACAGGTTTTTGGCTTGATGTCACACTTATGCCTATCGTTGACTATAAGGGTAGTTTGTATCAATATCTTGTTATTTGTACTGATATTACCAAACGAAAGAATACAGAACGTGAGTTGACTTTACTTACTGAAGAAAAAATAAGAAGACAAGATGTAGAACAGAAAATCATCTCTTATTCTATTCTAAATGGTCAGGAAAAAGAAAGGAAGCGGATTGCTGCCGAAATCCATGATGGTATTGGTCAGATGATGACAAGTATGCGGATGAAGCTTGAAATGATTGAACAAAAGAATATAGGTCTTTCCGAAGATCTTCCGGAAATCAATGATTTGCTTCAATCTATTATTAATGAGACAAAGAAAATTTGCTCCGATTTATTGCCAAGTGTATTGGATGATTTCGGACTTAGTGCTGCAGTAAGGGAGCTTCAGAAACTTTGTGAAAGTTCTTCTACCATGGACTTGGAGATTGAAGATCAACTGGCGAAAACCAAATTACCCAGGGAGGTGGAAATTGGGGTATTCCGTATACTTCAGGAAGCATTGAATAATGCCATTAAGCATTCCTCTGGTTCAAAGATTTTTGTCCACGTGAGCAGTGATGTACACTGTGTTCATCTGATGGTCCAGGATGATGGAAAAGGTTTTTATTTTGATGAAAGAAGGATTTTGAGCAGGGAATTCGTGAGAAAGTCTAATGGACTGCGTAATATGAAAGAAAGGGCAGAATTGCTGGGAGGAAATTTTAATGTAACTTCGGAACCTGGAAAGGGAACAATTGTACAGTTGGAAATACCGTTATAAACCAGTAGTTTCTATAATATTTTATAATAAATGGGGAAAAAGATAAAAGTTTTTCTGGTTGATGATCATGAGATTTTTCGTGACGGGGTAAAACAACTAATTACCAATGAATCGGATATGGAAGTTGCAGGTACTGCTTCTGATGGGGAAGAAGCAATGCGTGCCATACAGGAGGTAAAGCCGGATGTGGTTATTATGGATATCAGAATGCCTGGCTTAAATGGCCTTGAGACGAGTCAGAATATAATTAAATCCGGTAGTAATGTTCATATCATTTTTTTTAGTCTTTATGACAGGGAAGATTACGTTATTTCAGCTCTTGAAATGGGTGCTCATGGTTACATATTAAAGGATACAAGTAACAAAATATTTCTGAATGGAATAAGGGCTGTGGCTAATGGCCAGTTCTTTTTTACTAGTGAGGTGTCTGATGTACTTGTTAAAAAATACAGAGAACTTAAGCAGGAAAAAGGTATTCCTGATATAGTCCATCAATCGTTCAGTCTGCCCAGCCTTTCCAAAAGGGAGCTTGAAATTCTTAATATGATCCGTATAGGGAAGACGAATAAAGAGATTGCTGAGGCATTTGGTTTAAGTGTTCGTACAATTGAAACGCACAGGCTCAATATGTTAAGAAAATTCAAGACCAGTAATCTTGATGAGGTATTAAAGGTTACCGAAAAGTATAATGAGGAAGAATAAAGAGTTTTTTTAAGAAACAAATAATTATAGGATCATAAATTAATCACATGTTGAGAATGCAAAATTTTTTTTATTTACCATTGTTTATAATTACACTGTATTTGTCCTCATGTTCTACTAATGAAGTCAAGGATGGGATTAAGAAAGGTATTAACAAATCCGGAGATGTTACAGGCCAGGTGATTGGTGAATTTTCCTCCGGAGTATCTTCAGGTGTTGAAAAGACTTTTGAGCCAAATTTAGAGCTTTCACAAGCGCTTCAGGCTAAGGGTTTAAAGTTTGGTAAAAAGATAATTTCCAGTGATAGTTTAGGCTCAGATAATTTACTTGTAGTCTATGTGAT contains:
- a CDS encoding sensor histidine kinase, with the translated sequence MGLFRNKLNTLGQEQRLFKYSAVMYAIALSLIAVISILSQVLIQQYLSSQIHDSHIINIAARQRTYSQTLSKNALLIESGRDIETNRKAFVNTLRQWQRSHEALQSGSDFLNLPANDREELSQMFKIIEDPYEEILGASNEMIKELYSTKPLDSLNLKPYITTIFENEKIYLLGMELIVFDYDRFSRNGVNKLKEIEYILLFIVLLSLVLEAVFIFYPLALRVRQNIRDLVVSETNAKNLANKLKETNDTLEQSHKELREVNFALEKATYLVKTDQDGRIIYANDKYCHVTKYTMGELLGKPLFYNNMGGKESIIYEHVRNPLRRKEVWQGEIFDHASDGTGFWLDVTLMPIVDYKGSLYQYLVICTDITKRKNTERELTLLTEEKIRRQDVEQKIISYSILNGQEKERKRIAAEIHDGIGQMMTSMRMKLEMIEQKNIGLSEDLPEINDLLQSIINETKKICSDLLPSVLDDFGLSAAVRELQKLCESSSTMDLEIEDQLAKTKLPREVEIGVFRILQEALNNAIKHSSGSKIFVHVSSDVHCVHLMVQDDGKGFYFDERRILSREFVRKSNGLRNMKERAELLGGNFNVTSEPGKGTIVQLEIPL
- a CDS encoding response regulator transcription factor; the encoded protein is MGKKIKVFLVDDHEIFRDGVKQLITNESDMEVAGTASDGEEAMRAIQEVKPDVVIMDIRMPGLNGLETSQNIIKSGSNVHIIFFSLYDREDYVISALEMGAHGYILKDTSNKIFLNGIRAVANGQFFFTSEVSDVLVKKYRELKQEKGIPDIVHQSFSLPSLSKRELEILNMIRIGKTNKEIAEAFGLSVRTIETHRLNMLRKFKTSNLDEVLKVTEKYNEEE